In Takifugu rubripes chromosome 18, fTakRub1.2, whole genome shotgun sequence, the DNA window ATCaaaggtaaaaataaataatgctgTAGACAATATATGACATAAGTTTTGAGAGAACCGGCCTTCTCATTTCTTAATAAACACCATTTTGTCTCTTGTGTTGCAGGTAATGACTCTTGTACAGGACATACCCGTTCCTGTGATCGCTATGGTGAACGGCGTTGCCACTGCAGCTGGCTGTCAGCTGGTTGCAAGTTGCGACATTGCTGTTGCAACAGAGAACTCCACCTTTGCAACCCCGGGTGTCAATGTGGGTCTGTTCTGTTCGACGCCGGCGGTGGCCATTGGCAGAGCCGTGCCGAGGAAAGTAAGCTTAAGCTTCGATGTCACATCTGACAAAACATGATTCGTTAAATATCATTGCTAAGCCAGTATATTGGTATGTAGCCTGCAATAATTCAGCAATGCTGATTTGTATCTTAACCAGAAAGCCATGGAGATGCTGTTCACAGGAAGTCCCATCTCTGCCCATGATGCTTTGCTGCACGGTCTCATCAGCAAGGTGGTGTcggaggacagactggaggaggagacgtTAGCCATCGCCAGGCGGGTGTGTCAGTCCAGCCGCCCTGTCGTCGCCCTTGGCAAGGCCACATTCTACAGGTAAtactccatttttttttttactgtaataGACATTCCTAGAAACAGCGAGGCACACAAATGGTTTCCTTCACATCTTCTGCCCCAAAGACAAATGGCTCAGGGTCGGGATGCAGCTTATGCCACCGCCTCTAAAGTGATGGTGGACAACCTGGCTCTGACAGATGGACAGGAGGGGATCCGGGCCTTCATAGAGAAACGCAGACCAGTGTGGAGCCACACAGCCGAAAAAGCTCATGACTGACAGTGATGATGCTGAGCGGGGTCCAGTCCTCCAGATGCACCGCCTGTTAAATGTTACGTCCCTGTAGAGGGTTTAATTACCTCTGCTGACACTACAGAAACTATCTGGAcctttttgtgtatttttacaGCTGTGGTAAGAAGATGGAGGCATCCAGGGGATTCATATTCAATTATGAAGAACCTGTAATGCTAACAGAGAAGGACAGATGCATTCTTAATGACAATGATGTTCAATTATAACAATCCTGGAAACTGggaaatgattgttttttgaATAAACCAAAAAATTCTCAGCCTTTAGCTTAAAATTGCATTTTAGAAATGCCTAAGTCTATGATAAGAGCTGTATATAATTAAACATATGAACCATAGGAGCTGtatcatttgcatttttttctcacTATAAAGAATTCTATTtgctttaatttattttggtaAAATCTTAAGTTTGGTCCTTGTCCTGCATTGTAATCAGGGTGTTGAAttaattgaattaaaaataCCATGAATATGACCGTAATTAGATGTTGGTAAATTGTAAGTATACATGTTTGATTTAATATATATGACGTTCAAACGGGAGACttaataaaaatgataaatatcGTTTTGTGCACATTTGTCATGATGAGCAGAATCACTCCCGGTCGCCATCTTTGTTAATGACGAGGTTGAGTCATGGATTTCAAACTTTCTTGGAATTGATTAATCTATTTATCAAACTCTGGGAAGCGTTTTATTTCTTCCTGGATTTAATCTTTGTTGTTTATCACCTCAGTGTAAGCTGTTTTATCCCGGTCTGCTCGTTTTCATGTGGCTAGCTAAGCGTTAGCGTAATGTTTATTTTCGCTACTTTTTAGGTTTTGGGCCCAGTATGTGGCCATCTGTTGTATTTTGCATTTGTGCACGTCTCTGCATCagatatttgcatttgttgCTTGGTTATTTTTGTGTGATGGACGCTGGAGGCCATGTTAATTAAGATTAGCTGTAGCAGGTGAGCTAATGGCGTGTTTGTTTGAGTTCTATGTTTATTTTGCATCCGTTTCCACACATCTAAATATATGGATGCTTACGACTCTCATCACCGAGGTTTAAGGAGACATTTTATACATGTATGTTTTATTTACATCTAAAAGCAGGTTATGATGGGAATTATAATTGTTCGTGAATTTGTCGAGTCTCTTTGAAGGGTTGTACTTTTAGTAAGTGGCCACACGATGGCGGAATTTGTAAGTTTGTAAGATATGACGataattaaaatattatttgTTTTGTATCTGAACCCTTTAACAGTGATAATATGATATTGTTGTGTTGTTAAATGGTTTTTCAACAGTGAtctctgtatttatttaaattgaaataGATATAGACATATTTTGAattatatttcatttatttccatGTTGGTGAACGAAATAACAGGTTGTAGTTATATGTGATGGCCACAAGATGGCGCGGTCTGGTTAATGTGAGCGCGAGGCAGGACAGAAGTATGCAGGAGTCTTTTAttctaaaaaaatatatatataaaaaaatatatatatttcggATTAAGAGGAGCAGTCATTCATTGAAATATTTTCCTCTCGTTTAATATTGAAGCAGATTATTGTGTGATTACGATAATATGATTTTATCCAGTCATTATTAACGTTTGATCTCTATATTAGTTTTCCCAAGAAATTGAAAGGTCATTTAATATAATGGGGACTACAAATAAGTTATTTAAAACGTCAGGaaataaatgcaataaatgTCAAAAAGATTTCTTCAAAGGTCTTATAGTTGTGAAAGTAAACTAGTGCAGAGCTTTAGCCTGGTAATCCAAAATTGATCCATATGTCAGGGCAAATATAAAGTAAAACTGAAACCAAATGAttggtttttattattattagttaaCTAAATCCAGCTGGATGCAGTTTGACACAATCACAGCAGCAACGGCTTGAACAGACTTTCATCCACCtcattttattaattaaatgcCTCAGAACGGTCAGTTGTTGACAGGAATGTAAAGAACAGAACAGCTGATCAATAACAGCAGTGATTGACTGTTGAAATGTGACCTGTAGTGTGAGCTCGTGTCAGCAGCAGTTCATACGACAGTGTTGAGCAAACATAAAGACGGTTAATGATAGCGTTGACTCcaaatgcaataaaaaacaaacataaaaaacacatttttttagcCCTCTTTCCCTCAAGGCTGTAAGTACATTAATGTTGACACTGGCCCTTTGTAAATCACACGTGGTCCTTAATCAGTAGAACACCACTGAAACAATAAAATTGAAACATGAACAAACTCACTCCACTCCAGTGGAGGCCCTTCAGATGGTTTTATACTAGAAATACTTTAACCACTCTGAAAAATAACATCTATATGAGTAGATGGAGCTCCAATGTAAATATCTGCTAgtaacttaaaaaaataaagatgaaatatcAGTGAACGTTATCTTCCCCTGATAACAGAATATTAACAAAACAATTCTACTGTACATTTCAGACTCTAAAAGATCATCTGTATATACTGTCACCTCATCGGTCACTTACATCCAAAAATAAAGTTACATTTCAGTcagtttttccccctctttgtACAGTATAAATGTCAGGCTGGTGTCTGTAGCGTTGATGTatggagggtcaaaggtcacagcagagcagcgatttgtggcctctgctgctcttcgCCACAGTGTCAGCGACTATAAGTCAGTGTTTTCCTTGGTGTCTGCGCCTCCTGGTCACAGCAGCATGGACTCCTGCATGGCAAAGGCCTCCTGGGCGTGCCTGTAGTGTTGTCCTCCGAACAGCTGGTGGTGCTGTTGCCGCATGgtgggctgctgctcctggaacTGGGGTCCGTAGTGAGCCGGGGTGTCTGGGAACGTGAACACTGGAAGCGGAGACATTTGTGCCTGTTGGAAGCTGGGCGAGCGAGGCATTCCGCCGGGTGACTGGGGAAGGAGCCCATCACCTTCAGGCTGCCACACCCCGCTGTCGGACAGGGAGTGTGGGGGGTCTTGTTCACCCCTCTGATGCCCCTCCTGTCTATAGTTTGTTGAGGCAAAGACCTGTGAGGACGAGGTGAACTGCTGCAGGTAGATGGGGGTGGATCTACCTTGGGGGAGCTCCGGAGGAGCTCCGACATTCCTGGAGTTCTGGTTGGGGTTGATTGGCGGTTGTCTTCTGTAGGTGGTGTAAGAGTTGTTCATCAGAAGCTTCTGTCTGTCCCTGGTGGAGCGTTGGGTGGTGGCGTACGGCACGTTGGACGGGATGTACTGTGAAGGCAGCCCGTAGGGGCCGTCCTCTCTGTGGTCCATGCTCACTGTGAAGGCGGGGTGGAAGATGGGAACCTCCCTGGTGGTTCTGACCGGCGTGGACCCCTGTGGAGGGGTCTGGTACCTGATGGGGCCCCTTATTGGACTGCTGTGGTAAAACGGAGAAGGGTGTTTGACCATCCTGGGACCTGGTGCGGCGCTGCCGGCCAGACCGGGTCCGTGGGCGGGGCTGGTCTGATTGCTGAAGGGCGCGTCGCCGCGTCCGGTTCTCATCCCGGACGGAGGACGTTCCAGCTCCAGGATCTCAAATTGCTTCTCTGGCAGGTCAGGCACATTGTCGTACTGAGAGGCGTTGGAGTCCCTGTTGGAGCCTGGGTCAAAGCCCTGGGACTGCGGCCCCCGGTTCGCCGGGGCACCGTCTTCTGGACTGAACGGGGCCGGCGACGCTCCTCGACTCAGCGCGACGTTGTGGACAGCAGCTGCTCGGACTTCTTCCAGCTTGGTCTTGGAGGGCTTGACCCAGCGGGGGGTGATGTCTTTGTGTGAGCTGGAAGAAATGGCGTTGGAGTTCTGGTTGGCTGTGGCGTGGCCctgaggcggcggcggcaccGGAGTTGGGGTTTGCCTCGTTCCCCTCTCTGGTGTGGTGGTGCCGGGCTGTTTATGCTCTTTAGGAACCTCCCCCGACCCCCTGGAGCGGGAGTCCCTTCGGCGGACCAGTCTGTCCAACGAGTCCCTGCGTATCCGGCTGGGGGGACGGCCGTCCGTCTGGTGCTGAGCTACGGGACTGGGCTCCCTGGGGGGCTTGACGGGCTCGGCGTGGCTCTGACCATTCGCCACGTGGTTCACCGTTGCAGCCAGCTCGGGAGGAAGCTGCCCGAGCGGCTTCCTGGGAAACTCGTCGTCTTtacctggaggaagaggagagcaaaTGTTGAAGACGTCCAGGGAAGAAGCTGAAGTGCGATGAGGAAACAGACTGCGTGACGCTGATTCACATCCACGATGAGTCACAACAGGACATGGGTTCATGCAACATCACTGGCATAGAGGggcaaaaacaacagacagAACAGCTGCAAAAGGgcaaagaaatggaaaaaattaTTGTTTGAGATCCCAAACAGCTGGATAAGGATGGGCCATCGGTGATTCTGAGTTTAACTCCTCAATGGAACAGGATTTAAGTGCAGACATGAAGAATCAGACTTGAGATCACTTAAATCAGGAGTTTTCTGTTTGCTGATTCATGCTGTCGTAGATGTGATTCTGCTTCCTAGCGGCTTAAATTTCCTAAGCTGTCATTGAACTTTTGCTGAAGTCTGTAGAGTAATGACTGGTGGTGGTTAGCAGGATAAATAGTCTCTTTAATCAACTGAGCGTTTACCTAAAGATTTACTAAGTTCTAGAGAGAAGCCTCCATAGATGATGTGTCctatcagcaggaggaggaggaggatgtctGGGCTCTGGAGCGTTCTGAGTGCTTCACAGAGGAACTAGAATCTTTCCAGAATGTGCTTCTAAAGGTTCCTGCTCATCACACGAACACTAATGTTCCATTTTCTTATCCTCAGCATCAGTGGGtgtcatggtgacaggagcTGCAGTGGGCCTGGATCCTCACCCAGCAGGTAAGTCAGAGCCTTTGACTGTTCACGCTGTTACTGCCGGGCGATTAAATCAGATCTGTAGCGTCAGGATGAGTAAAGACGTAGACGAAGAGGCACCCGCGCGCGGTTAAACTGTCAGAGCGGGGCAGCGAGCT includes these proteins:
- the echdc3 gene encoding enoyl-CoA hydratase domain-containing protein 3, mitochondrial isoform X2 — translated: MRIVLNNPRKRNALSLSMLESLRENILTDVDSEELRVIIISAKGPVFSSGHDLKELTSTQGRDHHTKVFHTCAEVMTLVQDIPVPVIAMVNGVATAAGCQLVASCDIAVATENSTFATPGVNVGLFCSTPAVAIGRAVPRKKAMEMLFTGSPISAHDALLHGLISKVVSEDRLEEETLAIARRVCQSSRPVVALGKATFYRQMAQGRDAAYATASKVMVDNLALTDGQEGIRAFIEKRRPVWSHTAEKAHD
- the echdc3 gene encoding enoyl-CoA hydratase domain-containing protein 3, mitochondrial isoform X1 translates to MAARFLCRNVGVFQLHRTATRLTRARFCSHTEPEPLTLRQQSDGIRRIVLNNPRKRNALSLSMLESLRENILTDVDSEELRVIIISAKGPVFSSGHDLKELTSTQGRDHHTKVFHTCAEVMTLVQDIPVPVIAMVNGVATAAGCQLVASCDIAVATENSTFATPGVNVGLFCSTPAVAIGRAVPRKKAMEMLFTGSPISAHDALLHGLISKVVSEDRLEEETLAIARRVCQSSRPVVALGKATFYRQMAQGRDAAYATASKVMVDNLALTDGQEGIRAFIEKRRPVWSHTAEKAHD
- the usp6nl gene encoding USP6 N-terminal-like protein isoform X3 produces the protein MTSDTEQDAAVKLEKERAEIVAKYDKGKEATVEPWEDTNFDLYKVVDRFGFVHKNELPSSDSVEEKQKHTEVERTSKWLKMLKSWDKYKNSDKLVRRIYKGIPLQLRGEVWCLLLDIPKIKEEKKDFYEKLKARARGLSPDVRQIDLDVNRTYRDHIMFMNRYDVKQQALFHVLTAYSIYNTEVGYCQGMSQITALLLIYMNEEDAFWALVKLLSGQKHAMHGFFVPGFPKLIRFQEHHDRILKKTMSKLKQHLDKQEVFTSLYTMKWFFQCFLDRTPFTLTLRIWDIYILEGERLLPAMSYTILKLHKKHLMKLSMEELVEFLQETLSKNFYFEDDFVIEQLQASMTELRRAKLDLPAPGKDDEFPRKPLGQLPPELAATVNHVANGQSHAEPVKPPREPSPVAQHQTDGRPPSRIRRDSLDRLVRRRDSRSRGSGEVPKEHKQPGTTTPERGTRQTPTPVPPPPQGHATANQNSNAISSSSHKDITPRWVKPSKTKLEEVRAAAVHNVALSRGASPAPFSPEDGAPANRGPQSQGFDPGSNRDSNASQYDNVPDLPEKQFEILELERPPSGMRTGRGDAPFSNQTSPAHGPGLAGSAAPGPRMVKHPSPFYHSSPIRGPIRYQTPPQGSTPVRTTREVPIFHPAFTVSMDHREDGPYGLPSQYIPSNVPYATTQRSTRDRQKLLMNNSYTTYRRQPPINPNQNSRNVGAPPELPQGRSTPIYLQQFTSSSQVFASTNYRQEGHQRGEQDPPHSLSDSGVWQPEGDGLLPQSPGGMPRSPSFQQAQMSPLPVFTFPDTPAHYGPQFQEQQPTMRQQHHQLFGGQHYRHAQEAFAMQESMLL
- the usp6nl gene encoding USP6 N-terminal-like protein isoform X2; the encoded protein is MRSEAPQDRLERASDTEQDAAVKLEKERAEIVAKYDKGKEATVEPWEDTNFDLYKVVDRFGFVHKNELPSSDSVEEKQKHTEVERTSKWLKMLKSWDKYKNSDKLVRRIYKGIPLQLRGEVWCLLLDIPKIKEEKKDFYEKLKARARGLSPDVRQIDLDVNRTYRDHIMFMNRYDVKQQALFHVLTAYSIYNTEVGYCQGMSQITALLLIYMNEEDAFWALVKLLSGQKHAMHGFFVPGFPKLIRFQEHHDRILKKTMSKLKQHLDKQEVFTSLYTMKWFFQCFLDRTPFTLTLRIWDIYILEGERLLPAMSYTILKLHKKHLMKLSMEELVEFLQETLSKNFYFEDDFVIEQLQASMTELRRAKLDLPAPGKDDEFPRKPLGQLPPELAATVNHVANGQSHAEPVKPPREPSPVAQHQTDGRPPSRIRRDSLDRLVRRRDSRSRGSGEVPKEHKQPGTTTPERGTRQTPTPVPPPPQGHATANQNSNAISSSSHKDITPRWVKPSKTKLEEVRAAAVHNVALSRGASPAPFSPEDGAPANRGPQSQGFDPGSNRDSNASQYDNVPDLPEKQFEILELERPPSGMRTGRGDAPFSNQTSPAHGPGLAGSAAPGPRMVKHPSPFYHSSPIRGPIRYQTPPQGSTPVRTTREVPIFHPAFTVSMDHREDGPYGLPSQYIPSNVPYATTQRSTRDRQKLLMNNSYTTYRRQPPINPNQNSRNVGAPPELPQGRSTPIYLQQFTSSSQVFASTNYRQEGHQRGEQDPPHSLSDSGVWQPEGDGLLPQSPGGMPRSPSFQQAQMSPLPVFTFPDTPAHYGPQFQEQQPTMRQQHHQLFGGQHYRHAQEAFAMQESMLL
- the usp6nl gene encoding USP6 N-terminal-like protein isoform X1; amino-acid sequence: MQVLQIVKELVSPSRRRARLGASDTEQDAAVKLEKERAEIVAKYDKGKEATVEPWEDTNFDLYKVVDRFGFVHKNELPSSDSVEEKQKHTEVERTSKWLKMLKSWDKYKNSDKLVRRIYKGIPLQLRGEVWCLLLDIPKIKEEKKDFYEKLKARARGLSPDVRQIDLDVNRTYRDHIMFMNRYDVKQQALFHVLTAYSIYNTEVGYCQGMSQITALLLIYMNEEDAFWALVKLLSGQKHAMHGFFVPGFPKLIRFQEHHDRILKKTMSKLKQHLDKQEVFTSLYTMKWFFQCFLDRTPFTLTLRIWDIYILEGERLLPAMSYTILKLHKKHLMKLSMEELVEFLQETLSKNFYFEDDFVIEQLQASMTELRRAKLDLPAPGKDDEFPRKPLGQLPPELAATVNHVANGQSHAEPVKPPREPSPVAQHQTDGRPPSRIRRDSLDRLVRRRDSRSRGSGEVPKEHKQPGTTTPERGTRQTPTPVPPPPQGHATANQNSNAISSSSHKDITPRWVKPSKTKLEEVRAAAVHNVALSRGASPAPFSPEDGAPANRGPQSQGFDPGSNRDSNASQYDNVPDLPEKQFEILELERPPSGMRTGRGDAPFSNQTSPAHGPGLAGSAAPGPRMVKHPSPFYHSSPIRGPIRYQTPPQGSTPVRTTREVPIFHPAFTVSMDHREDGPYGLPSQYIPSNVPYATTQRSTRDRQKLLMNNSYTTYRRQPPINPNQNSRNVGAPPELPQGRSTPIYLQQFTSSSQVFASTNYRQEGHQRGEQDPPHSLSDSGVWQPEGDGLLPQSPGGMPRSPSFQQAQMSPLPVFTFPDTPAHYGPQFQEQQPTMRQQHHQLFGGQHYRHAQEAFAMQESMLL